One Senegalimassilia faecalis genomic window, CTACATCAAGGACCGCCGCCTGCTGCACATCAGCGTTGCCATGGTAGCGCTGGTGGTCATCGGCTTCATGACCCACGGCTCGCTTGGCCTGGAGTCCTGCGTCATCGCGCTTGCCGCCGCCGGCCTGATCCTGCTGATTTCCGGCGAAAGCATCGAGGAAGCGCTGCACGGCGTTGAATGGACCACGCTGTGCTTCTTCGCTGGCCTGTTTATCATCGTTGGCGCCATGTCCGAAACGGGCGTCATCGGCATGCTGGCCCAGGGCCTCATCGACGTGACGGGCGGCAACCTCATGATCACCATGCTTGCGGTGCTGTTCGGCTCGGCTGTCATCTCCAGCTTCCTGGACAACATTCCGTTCGTGGCCACCATGATCCCGATTATCCTGACGCTTGAGGCCGACGGCCTCGACGGCACGGCGCTGTGGTGGGCCCTGTCGCTGGGCGCTTGCCTGGGCGGCAACGGTACGCTCATCGGCGCGTCGGCTAACGTGGTGCTGTCCGATATCAGCAAGAAGTTCGGGCATGAGATCACGTTCATGCAGTTCTTCAAGCGCGGTTTCCCGATCATGTTGTTCACGGTGGCCATCGCCGCCATCTACATGGTCATCCGCTTCCCGGGCGGCTAGCGAAGCCGTTAACCTTGCATGCTGATCGAACGGCGGGTCGTCTGCGACGGCCCGCCGTTTTTGCACTCTACGACAAGGGGACAGGTCGTTTGTCAGGCGGATAGCCCTTTGGGACCGACTTCGCAGGGAAGAGCGAAAGCTCTTCCCCGAATAGAAAGCGCCGAAGGCGCGCCTTCCGGCTTTGGACACTTCGCGTTCCTGTGGTCATTTCCCGCAGAGGATGTGGGCTGGCTTGCACCTGGCTCTGGCGCCGTCAAAATGGCCCTATGGAAAACAAACGCACACGCAACGGGCGCGACCGTCAAGGCGCGGGCCGTGCAACAACAAACCAACCCTCTTCTACCCGTCGCGCAACGGCTTCCGAAGTTCGCGCGCAGGACCGCTACGCGCGCAGCCGCTACGGCGCACAGCCCGCAAACCCCACGAAGCGCACGGCTACCAGCCAGCCCGCCGCAGACGACGCCGCGGCGCAGCGCCTTTCGCGCGACGAATACGCGAAAACCCACAAGCACAAAAAGCACGGCAAGCTGTTCTACGCCGGCATCGCAGCGCTTGCCGTCGTGCTCATCGGCGCGGGCGCAGCGTTCGCGTACGTGCAGGTGCTTTCCGGGAATCTGCATGCCGGCCTGGGCAACGTGGGGCAGTACCTCGTGAAAACGAACATGACGAAAGAGCCGTTCTACATGCTGCTTATGGGCACCGACGGCTCGGCCGAGCGCGACGAGTCCGGCGATTTCGGCGACAGTTACCGCACGGACAGCATCATGCTTGCGCGCATCGACCCGGTGGGCAAGAAGGTCACGCTGGTGTCGCTGCATCGCGATACCATGGTTGACATGGGCGAATACGGCGTGAACAAGCTGAACGCCGCGCACGTGTTCGGCGGCCCGGCGCTGTCCGTGCAAACGGTTTCCCGGCTGGCGGGCGTGGACATCTCGCATTACGCGGAAATCAACTTCGACGGCTTCCACGAAATCGTCGACGCGCTTGGCGGCATCGAGGTTGACGTCCCCATGACCATCGATGACGAAGACGCGGGCGGCCATCTTGATGCCGGCTTGCAAACGCTCAACGGCGACCAGGCGCTTATCCTGTGCCGCGCGCGCCATGCGTACGACGAAATCGGCCCGGGCGACGAATATCGCGCCGCCAACCAGCGCCTTGTCATATCGGCCATCGCGAAGAAGCTGCTTTCGGCCGACGCGGCGTCCATGGCCTCGACGGTCCAGGCTCTTTCGAAATACGTCACCACTGACCTGGGCGTCACCGACATCATCGGCCTTGCGCAGGCCATGCAGGGCCTTGACCCGTCCACGGACATCTACTCGGCCATGGAGCCTACCACCTCGGAATACATCGACGGCGTGTGGTACGAAATCAACAACACTGCCGAGTGGAAGGCCATGATGAAGCGCGTTGATTCGGGCCTGCCGCCTACGGACGGCGACGTCGTCGACAAAACATCGGGTACCATCCTGGCCACCACGGGCGACGGCGGGGCCACAAGCGCGGGCACGGCGGGCGACGGCACGGGCGCGGTCAAGCGCGGCGGTACCGTGGCCATCCGCAACGGCAACGGCGTTTCAGGTGCCGGCTTCGACGCCACCGAGCGCATCCAGGGCCTTGGCTACAGCGTGAACACCAGCAATGCCGACAACTTCGACTACCGGGAAACACTGGTCGTCTACAACGACCCGGCAGATAAGGAAGCGGCCGAAGCCATCGTGAAGGCCCTCGGCGTAGGAAAAGCAGAGCAAAACGCCAACACCTACCTCTTCGAAGAAGACTTCCTCATCGTTTTAGGCGCGGACTGGCAGTAGGTGGGTTTCGCCGTTCTGTCGAACGGCGAATTGACTCGACGCTGCGGGACCCTGTGGCACGCCGTCTTGCACCTCAACTGCGCAGGTGGGTTACACGCTCGCGATGCTCCAATCGCCGAGCAGCAGGCCCTTCGCCAGCCCTAGAACCGCGATGTGGGCGGGGTAGTACGCGTAGAAGAACCACTTCATGGGCCGCCCGCGGCCGCCGTTGTAGGCCCACAGCAGCGGGATGGTCGCCGTGCACCCTGCCAGCGGATACAGCGCGAACGCAAGGTTTTGCAGCAACGGCACGGCAAGAAGCTGCTCAAGCGCGGGCAGGCCGTTTGCCGCAATGGGCAGCAGCGCCGAATACGCGATGCGCCGCCGCTGGTCGGCAACTACGCGCAGCACCATGACCATGCACGGCGCCAAAATGCCCCAATCGCACGTAACGGTCAGGGCCGTGACCAGCACAAACACCATCCAAAACCGCATGCGCGACGCCATATGGTCGTACGCGTACAAAAGCCCCAGGCACACAAGCAGCGTGAACAGCACGTTGAGCCCCGGGCTCAGAAACATCCCGAACGGCACCTGCGCTACCAGCGCGAACACCAGCAGCCGCCGTGCATAGCGCGCAACGTTCGACGTGTGCCGATAGCCCTCTACCAGTAGAAACGCCATGATGGGAAACGTTAGCCCACCGAAACCGAACAGCACGCACAAAACCTCGGGCGGCAGATAATCCCAATATATGTAGCAGGCATGGTTGCACGTCATGCCGACGATGGCCAGCACTTTGAGCGGAAACGCGGTAAGCCCTCGGTTTTGTGGGGCGTTCGCGGGAGAAGTTGTGGATGCGTGTTGTATCATGCGGCAAGTATACTCGACCTTCCTCGCGCCGCGCCAAGATGCGGCGCGGTCATCATGCGGCCTGCACGCCGCGCAAGGAGGAACCTATGGCAGCAATCATCAACCCGCGCAAGGTGGCCATCGTCGGCTGCGGCTTCGTCGGCTCGGCAAGCGCCTTCGCGCTCATGCAGTCCGGCCTGTTCGCCGAGATGGTGCTCATCGACGTCGACCGCGATCGCGCCGAGGGCGAGGCGCTCGACATCGCCCACGGCATGCCGTTCGCCAGCCCCATGAACATCTACGCCGGCGACTACACCGACATCGACGACGCGGCCATCACCGTCATCACCGCCGGCGCGAACCAGGCGCCTGGCGAAACGCGTCTTGACCTGGTGAACAAGAACGTCGCCATCTTCAAATCCATCATCCCGCAGATCGCCGAGCGTGACTACCAGGGCATCCTGCTGGTGGTGTCCAACCCCGTCGACATCCTCACGTACGTCACGCTCAAGCTCTCAGGCATGCCGGCCAACCGCGTGCTCGGTAGCGGCACCACGCTCGACACCGCACGCTTCAAGTGCGCCCTCGGCGAGCACCTTGGCGTCGACCCGCGCAACGTGCACGCGCGCATCATCGGCGAGCACGGCGACAGCGAAATCGCCGCATGGAGCCTGGCGAACATCTCGGGCATCCCGCTGGACACGTTCTGCGAGCTGCGCGGCCGCACCAATCGCCAAGAGGACATGGACCGCATCGCCGAGGACGTGAAGAACGCCGCGTACGAGATCATCAAGAAGAAGCGCGCCACGTACTACGGCATCGCCATGACGGTCAAGCGCATCTGCGAGGCCATCACCCGAGATGAGAAGCCGATTCTGCCCGTGTCGAACTACCTTGACGGCGACTACGGCCTGCACGACATCGTGCTGTCCATGCCCGCCGTCGTCGGCAAAGACGGCATCGAGTACAAAGTGCCCATCACCTTGAATGAGAAGGAAACCGCCCAGCTCAAAGAGTCGGCGGCAACTCTGCGCGCCGTCATCGACAAGCTGGACCTGTAGCGCTCGCGCACAATGCACCCGCAACCGCGCCTGCACGCCGACAACCCGCCGGAGCGCGGGCGCTTGCTTTTCTGCATGAGTCATCAACCGGCCCCTTTTCGCCCCGAACGCCCACCGGTTTACTTCTCGGTTCACAACTCCATCACACAGAAATGCCCATTTGGGGCGCCACGGAGTGGGTTTGCTAAAATGTTCGTTACTTACGCAGAAAGAAGGTGCTCATGCTGTCTGGAGATATGGAAAAGCTTTATCCCTCCGCCAAAACGTTGGTGAAGGACTGCGTTGCCAGCCGCCTTCACGCAAAAGACGCGACGCTGTACAACTTTTCCGACGAAGCGCAGGAGTGCGCACAGAATTATATGGGCTGGGCTGACCTTGCAAGCAACCCGCCGTACCCCTTGCACGAAATTCAAAACTTCGCTGATTCCATTATTGCCCAGGGCTTGAAATCGGTGGTCCTCATCGGCCAAGGCGGCTCCACGCAGGCGCCCATGACCATCACGAAGTACCACAAGCCGGACTCGTCGCTGGTGCAATTCCGCACGCTCGACTCCGATTCGCCGGTGCGCGTGCGCGGCATTCTGTCGGAAATCGACCCCCGCACCACGCTGTTCATCGTATCCTCGAAGTCGGGCGGCACCATCGAGCCGCGTTTGGCTCTGCGCGCCGTGCGCGACGCGTTGGCTGGCCAAATCACGAATGAGGAGCTGGTGCAGCACCTGGTTGCCATCACCGATCCCGGCTCCAAGCTGGAGCAACAGGCTCGCGAAGAGGGTTGGGCTGCCGTATTCTCCGGCGAACCCACCGTTGGCGGCCGCTTCAGCGCGCTGTCCGTGTTCGGCCTGCTGCCCGCCGCGCTTGTTGGCATCAACCTGGAAGAGTTCATGGCGCACGCCCTTGAGGCCGAGCGCGCTTGCAGCGAGGACGCCATCGACAACCCCGCCATCGGCTTGGCGGCTTTCCTGTACGACAACTACCTGCAGGGACGCAACAAGTTCAGCTTCCTCACGCAGAAGCGCGGCCGCGTGCTTGGCCTGTGGATCGAGCAGCTTGTTGCCGAAAGCGTCGGCAAGAACGGCCAGGGCATCCTGCCGAACATCGAAATCGACACGCTGCTGCTCAAGAAAGACCCGGGCGACCGCAGCGTCATCATGTACCAAACGAAGAACGACCTGTGGGACGAGCGCCACAACTTCGAGATGAGCCTGTCCTACATCGATCCCACCATCCCGCGCGCCGCGTTCAAGATTGAATCGGTGTACGAGTTGCCCGAGCACTTCATCATGTGGGAGTACGCCATCGCCATGTGCGGCTACCTCATGAAGGTGTGCCCGTTCGACCAGCCCGACGTGGCGTCGGCGAAGGCTTGCGTGCTCGACATTCTGCGCGACGGCCAGCCCGAGCCCGACTACGTGCAGGACTTCATCGACGACGTGCACATGGGCCAGGTCGAGGTGCGCCAGGCCCCGTGCTTCAAGGACTGCACCGACGTGCGCGCCTCGCTGCGCGCGCTGCTCGGCAGCATCCAGCCGGGCGATTTCTTCGCGCTGAACGCGTTTCTCCCGTTCACGGGCGAGGGTCGTCGCGAGGCACTCGAGTCCATTCGCCACGGCGTTGCCGAGAAGTTCCGCATGGTGTCGTGCCTGGAAGTTGGTCCGCGCTACCTACATTCCACGGGCCAGCTGCAAAAGGGCGGCCCGAACTGCGGCGTGTTCCTCATCTTGTCCGCTGACGAGCTGAAGGACATTCCGCTGAAGGAAGAAGCCGAAAGCCTTGGCTCGCTGGCGAAGGCGCAGGCTTCGGGCGACTTGGTCACGCTTGCCGGTCGCGGTCGCCGCTGCGTGCACCTGCACCTGCCCGACAACTCCGGCGTTACGCTGCGTGCGCTGGCCGAAGTTGTGTGCGACATTCTGGAAGAGCTTCCGCAGGCGTAAAGGGCCGACGCGAAGGCGCGGCGCTATTGGCGCGCGAGGCTCGCTGCTGGATACGAAAAGGCGCGTCGACTTGGTCGATGCGCCTTTTGCTTTACGGTTTTGGCTCGAATGGGCAATTTTTGACAGCAGCGCGCGAAACTCAAGCGAAAAGGCGCTGTCGGAGAATCAGACGTCAATAAAGGGGTTGATCATGGTCGAGGCGCTCGACATTCAGGTGAAAGGCATCGTACAAGGGGTGGGCTTTCGGCCCTTCGTGTATCGCCTTGCGAAGAAATACCTGCTCAACGGCTGGGTTCTCAACGCCACAGAAGGTGTGTTCATCCATGCCGAAGGCGAGGCGAACCTGCTGGACAAGTTCGTCACCGAACTGCATATGAACCCCCCAAGCGCGGCGAAGGTCAAGGAAATCGACCTGAACGAAGTGCCGCTGCAAGGCTTCACCACGTTCGAGATTCGCTTCTCGGACGAGCACGCGGCGCAACAGACCACGCTCGTGTCGCCCGACCTTGCCACGTGCGACGACTGCCTGTCCGAGCTGTTCAACCCCAACGACCGCCGCTTCCGCTACCCGTTCATCAACTGCACGAACTGCGGCCCTCGCTTCACCATCATCGACTCGCTGCCCTACGATCGCCCTGCAACGTCCATGAAGGATTTCCCCATGTGCCCGCGTTGCGCCGCGGAATACGCCGACCCGCTCGACCGCCGTTTCCACGCGCAGCCCGATGCGTGCTGGGAATGCGGCCCGCACATCTCGTGGAGCGTAACGGGGGAGACAAACCAGGAAATCATCTGGGGAAACACGCGCGAAGCATCCGACGCCATCTTCGCTGCGGCCGTGCGCATGCTGCTTGATGGAGGCATCGTTGCGGTGAAGGGGCTTGGCGGGTTCCATCTGGTATGCGATGCCACGAACCCCGAAGCGCTTGCGAAGCTGCGCCAGCGCAAGCGCCGCTGGGGCAAGGCGTTCGCCGTTATGGTGGCCAGCGCCGACGAGGCGCGCCGCGTGTGCCACGTTGACCAGGTGGAGCAGGGCGTGCTGGAGTCGACGAAGCGCCCCATCGTGCTGCTGCGCAAGCGCCAGGAAGCGCATTTCGCCGCCGGCCTTGCCGACAAGCTGCCCGAGCTGGGCGTCATGCTGCCGTGCACGCCCGTGCAGCACCTTTTGCTGCACGATTTCACGCAGGCGCTGCAGGCGCAGCGCGGCGCCGATACGCTGGCCATGCTCGTTATGACTTCGGGCAACCTGCACAACGAGCCTATCGTCACCGATGATGCCCAGGCGCGCCAGAAACTTGCCGGCATAGCCGATGCCGTGCTGGGCAACAACCGCGCCATTCTCTCGCGCTACGACGACTCGGTGGTGCGCGTCATCCAGGCAGGTGGCGAGCAAGCCATCCAGTTCGTGCGCCGCGCGCGCGGCTACGCGCCGCTGCCCCTGCCGTTGGAGTGTCCCGAAGCGCAGCCCAAGCAGGAAACGCTGCTGGCGGTAGGCCCCGAGCAGAAGGCCACGTTCGCGCTGGTGCGCGCCGCCGCGGCCGACGACCAGCAACCCGATGCGTTCGTGTCGCAGCACATCGGCGACGTGGAAAACGCGGAAACCTATGATGCGTGGCTTGAGGCGAAATCGCGCTACGAAAGTCTGTTCCAGGAGCGTCCCGCGCGCCTTGCGTGCGACAAACACCCGGAGTACCTTACGAGCAAATGGGCCCGCGAACAGGCGCAACGTAACAAACTGCCGCTTGTGGAAGTGCAGCACCACCATGCGCACGTCGCCTCGGTGCTGGGGGAGAACAACCTGTTCGGCCCCGTGTGCGGCATCGCGTTCGACGGCACGGGCTACGGCGCCGACGGCAACATCTGGGGCGGCGAGGTGCTGCTGGCCAACCAGCAAACCTACGAGCGCTTCGCGAACTTCGCCTACGTTCCCATGCCCGGAGGCGCGGCGGCCGTCCGCAACCCGCTGCGCATGGCGTATGGCGTGCTGCATGAGTTCGACCTGCTTGAACACGCGGGTGCGGCAGACGTGCTGGAGGCGCTGGGGGAGCAGGCCGACGTGTGCGCCCAAATGATCGAGCGCGGCCTGAACACACCGTACACCTCGTCGGTCGGCCGTCTGTTCGACGCTGCCAGCGCCATCCTGGGCATTTGCCCGCAGCCCACGTACGAAGGCCAGCCCGCCATCGAGCTTGAGGCCGCCATGGGCTTCGCGCCCGCCGAGCTGCCGATAACCGATGCCTACCATATAGATGTCGTGAAGAACACGGCCACGGAAACCAGCACGGCACTTGACACATCGGTGCTGCTGTTCGACGCCGCGCCCGCATTCGCCGCGCTGCTTGACGACAAGGCCGCGGGCGTTCCCGTGCCCGTCATGGCGCGCCGCTTCCACGATGCGTTCGTGCGCGCAGCTGTTATGGCTGCTCAGCTGGTCGAAAGCCTGTACGGTATCACCACGGTGGCGCTGTCGGGCGGCGTGTTCCTCAACCGCTACCTCATCGAGCATGCCGCAGAAGCGCTGCAAAATGCTGGCTTCACCGTGGCGCTCAATCGCGACCTGCCGCCCAGCGACGGCTGCATTTCCTATGGCCAGGCTGTGGTAGCATGGGCAGCGAATAAGACGAGCGAACCTGCCGGCGAATAACCGCAAACGGCGTCGGCAGCGCAACAGAAAGAAAGAAGGCAACGCATGTGCCTAGCAATTCCCGCGCAGATCACGCAGCTTGACGGCGACGGCCTGGCAACCGTCGACATCCTTGGCGTGACGCGCAGCATTTCTCTCGACCTTACGCCGCAGGCCGGCGTCGGCGATTTCGTCCTGGTGCACGCCGGGTTCGCCATCGAGGTGGTGGACCCCGATTACGCGCAAGAAACCATTGATCTCATCAGGGAATTCCCTGATCTTGCCGGCGACGAGCTGCCCGCTGAGGCCAAAGACGTCGCAGCCACCATGGCTGGCTAGTCAGCTGAAAAGCACCCAGGCTACGCAATCGAGGCGCGCAACAACGCCCTCGGCTGCGTAGCCTTCCTTGTTATGTCCACAACGCTGCGCCGCCGCAGGGCGCTGCAGCGCCGTCCGTTCGCGGCGCACTGCCGCCGAAGTTAAAGGCTCCACATGACCGAACTCAACAACATTCACCATTCGCGCACCGTCGACGCACCCACCATGCAGCAGGAGCTGGCGGCGTTCAAAGACCCGAAGCTGGCGCGCGGCCTTATCGATTCCATCAGCAAGCTGACCCCGGCCGGCGGTGCCACGCTTATGGAGGTGTGCGGCACGCATACCGTGGCCATCGCGCGCAACGGCATCCGCAACCTCATGCCCGAAGGTGTGCGCCTGGCGTCTGGCCCCGGCTGCCCCGTGTGCGTCACCTCGAACCGCGACATCGACACGGTTATCGCGCTTGCGCGCATCCCCGGCGTCACCATTGCCACGTTCGGCGACATGACGCGCGTGCCCGGCAGCACATCAAGCCTACTCAAAGAGCAGGCGAACGGCCGCAGCGTCGAAATCTGCTACTCGCCGCTTGATGCGCTGACGTTGGCGAAGCAACGCCCCGACCAGCAAATCGTGTTTGTGGGCGTGGGCTTCGAAACCACCACGCCGCTGGTGGCCATGGCCATCAAGCGCGCCGCGGCTATGGGGCTGGAAAACTTCAGCGTATTCGCCGCTCACAAAAACATGCCCGGCGCGCTGGAAACGCTGGTGAACGACCCCAGCCTGAAAATTGACGCACTCATTTTGCCTGGTCACGTCAG contains:
- a CDS encoding LCP family protein, whose product is MENKRTRNGRDRQGAGRATTNQPSSTRRATASEVRAQDRYARSRYGAQPANPTKRTATSQPAADDAAAQRLSRDEYAKTHKHKKHGKLFYAGIAALAVVLIGAGAAFAYVQVLSGNLHAGLGNVGQYLVKTNMTKEPFYMLLMGTDGSAERDESGDFGDSYRTDSIMLARIDPVGKKVTLVSLHRDTMVDMGEYGVNKLNAAHVFGGPALSVQTVSRLAGVDISHYAEINFDGFHEIVDALGGIEVDVPMTIDDEDAGGHLDAGLQTLNGDQALILCRARHAYDEIGPGDEYRAANQRLVISAIAKKLLSADAASMASTVQALSKYVTTDLGVTDIIGLAQAMQGLDPSTDIYSAMEPTTSEYIDGVWYEINNTAEWKAMMKRVDSGLPPTDGDVVDKTSGTILATTGDGGATSAGTAGDGTGAVKRGGTVAIRNGNGVSGAGFDATERIQGLGYSVNTSNADNFDYRETLVVYNDPADKEAAEAIVKALGVGKAEQNANTYLFEEDFLIVLGADWQ
- a CDS encoding TraX family protein translates to MIQHASTTSPANAPQNRGLTAFPLKVLAIVGMTCNHACYIYWDYLPPEVLCVLFGFGGLTFPIMAFLLVEGYRHTSNVARYARRLLVFALVAQVPFGMFLSPGLNVLFTLLVCLGLLYAYDHMASRMRFWMVFVLVTALTVTCDWGILAPCMVMVLRVVADQRRRIAYSALLPIAANGLPALEQLLAVPLLQNLAFALYPLAGCTATIPLLWAYNGGRGRPMKWFFYAYYPAHIAVLGLAKGLLLGDWSIASV
- a CDS encoding L-lactate dehydrogenase is translated as MAAIINPRKVAIVGCGFVGSASAFALMQSGLFAEMVLIDVDRDRAEGEALDIAHGMPFASPMNIYAGDYTDIDDAAITVITAGANQAPGETRLDLVNKNVAIFKSIIPQIAERDYQGILLVVSNPVDILTYVTLKLSGMPANRVLGSGTTLDTARFKCALGEHLGVDPRNVHARIIGEHGDSEIAAWSLANISGIPLDTFCELRGRTNRQEDMDRIAEDVKNAAYEIIKKKRATYYGIAMTVKRICEAITRDEKPILPVSNYLDGDYGLHDIVLSMPAVVGKDGIEYKVPITLNEKETAQLKESAATLRAVIDKLDL
- a CDS encoding glucose-6-phosphate isomerase, with the protein product MLSGDMEKLYPSAKTLVKDCVASRLHAKDATLYNFSDEAQECAQNYMGWADLASNPPYPLHEIQNFADSIIAQGLKSVVLIGQGGSTQAPMTITKYHKPDSSLVQFRTLDSDSPVRVRGILSEIDPRTTLFIVSSKSGGTIEPRLALRAVRDALAGQITNEELVQHLVAITDPGSKLEQQAREEGWAAVFSGEPTVGGRFSALSVFGLLPAALVGINLEEFMAHALEAERACSEDAIDNPAIGLAAFLYDNYLQGRNKFSFLTQKRGRVLGLWIEQLVAESVGKNGQGILPNIEIDTLLLKKDPGDRSVIMYQTKNDLWDERHNFEMSLSYIDPTIPRAAFKIESVYELPEHFIMWEYAIAMCGYLMKVCPFDQPDVASAKACVLDILRDGQPEPDYVQDFIDDVHMGQVEVRQAPCFKDCTDVRASLRALLGSIQPGDFFALNAFLPFTGEGRREALESIRHGVAEKFRMVSCLEVGPRYLHSTGQLQKGGPNCGVFLILSADELKDIPLKEEAESLGSLAKAQASGDLVTLAGRGRRCVHLHLPDNSGVTLRALAEVVCDILEELPQA
- the hypF gene encoding carbamoyltransferase HypF, whose translation is MVEALDIQVKGIVQGVGFRPFVYRLAKKYLLNGWVLNATEGVFIHAEGEANLLDKFVTELHMNPPSAAKVKEIDLNEVPLQGFTTFEIRFSDEHAAQQTTLVSPDLATCDDCLSELFNPNDRRFRYPFINCTNCGPRFTIIDSLPYDRPATSMKDFPMCPRCAAEYADPLDRRFHAQPDACWECGPHISWSVTGETNQEIIWGNTREASDAIFAAAVRMLLDGGIVAVKGLGGFHLVCDATNPEALAKLRQRKRRWGKAFAVMVASADEARRVCHVDQVEQGVLESTKRPIVLLRKRQEAHFAAGLADKLPELGVMLPCTPVQHLLLHDFTQALQAQRGADTLAMLVMTSGNLHNEPIVTDDAQARQKLAGIADAVLGNNRAILSRYDDSVVRVIQAGGEQAIQFVRRARGYAPLPLPLECPEAQPKQETLLAVGPEQKATFALVRAAAADDQQPDAFVSQHIGDVENAETYDAWLEAKSRYESLFQERPARLACDKHPEYLTSKWAREQAQRNKLPLVEVQHHHAHVASVLGENNLFGPVCGIAFDGTGYGADGNIWGGEVLLANQQTYERFANFAYVPMPGGAAAVRNPLRMAYGVLHEFDLLEHAGAADVLEALGEQADVCAQMIERGLNTPYTSSVGRLFDAASAILGICPQPTYEGQPAIELEAAMGFAPAELPITDAYHIDVVKNTATETSTALDTSVLLFDAAPAFAALLDDKAAGVPVPVMARRFHDAFVRAAVMAAQLVESLYGITTVALSGGVFLNRYLIEHAAEALQNAGFTVALNRDLPPSDGCISYGQAVVAWAANKTSEPAGE
- a CDS encoding HypC/HybG/HupF family hydrogenase formation chaperone, with protein sequence MCLAIPAQITQLDGDGLATVDILGVTRSISLDLTPQAGVGDFVLVHAGFAIEVVDPDYAQETIDLIREFPDLAGDELPAEAKDVAATMAG
- the hypD gene encoding hydrogenase formation protein HypD, which codes for MTELNNIHHSRTVDAPTMQQELAAFKDPKLARGLIDSISKLTPAGGATLMEVCGTHTVAIARNGIRNLMPEGVRLASGPGCPVCVTSNRDIDTVIALARIPGVTIATFGDMTRVPGSTSSLLKEQANGRSVEICYSPLDALTLAKQRPDQQIVFVGVGFETTTPLVAMAIKRAAAMGLENFSVFAAHKNMPGALETLVNDPSLKIDALILPGHVSTIIGTKPYEFLAKKYGIPGVVTGFEPVDVLQGIAMIMRQLHEGRADIEIAYARGVMPQGNPVAMAAIDEVFETCTATWRGMGEIPGSGYRIRPEYAQFDAVRRFSPSVESTIEPKGCRCGDVLRARMAPNECPLFRKVCTPENPVGPCMVSSEGSCAAYFRYY